In Fragaria vesca subsp. vesca linkage group LG5, FraVesHawaii_1.0, whole genome shotgun sequence, the genomic stretch ACTAATTACCTTTAATCCAACTAAACCAAGTTGTCTTCCTCAATTGGCCTTCTGTTATGTAATCCCTTACCTTCTTTGAATCATCCCACCTTCCATCGCCAGCATATATATTTGAAAGCATGACTGTAAGCAGTTTTTTCAGAACGACTTTCAAAGAGCTTCTGAGCTATAATTTCTGCCAGCTCGGAATCCCCACAGGCATCACAGCACGATAAAAGGGCTCCCCAAATGCCACTGTCCACTGGTTCTGGCAAGGATAAGATCAGATTGTAAGCCTCTTCCAACCTGCCCTCCATACCAAGAAGCTTCACCAGATGAACATTATGCTCTGCTCTAGCTTCAATGCCAAACTCTTCTCCCATTTTTCTGAATATTTCTCGGCCATCTTTGACAAGCCCAGAATGGCAGCATGCAGAAAGGAGAGCAGAGAAAGTAGATTCATCAGGTACTAATCCGTATCTCAGTATCTCATTGAACATTCTAAACGCCTCAGCCACAAGTCCATGCAAACCAAGACCCGATTCAATGAATTGTATGAAACAATATTCTTCTCTGGCATTGCCTCAAAGACACGAGTCCCCATTCCCATGAAGCCACACGTTGATACATGGCTATGAGAGCAGAGGAAATCATCACATCTGATACAAGTCCTCGTCGAACAACATATGCATGTACCTCACTGCCTGGCCCTACATTTGC encodes the following:
- the LOC101308472 gene encoding putative pentatricopeptide repeat-containing protein At1g64310-like, which produces MEGKKTDPILIASVLAAASQIANVGPGSEVHAYVVRRGLVSDVMISSALIAMYQRVASWEWGLVSLRMFNEILRYGLVPDESTFSALLSACCHSGLVKDGREIFRKMGEEFGIEARAEHNVHLVKLLGMEGRLEEAYNLILSLPEPVDSGIWGALLSCCDACGDSELAEIIAQKLFESRSEKTAYSHAFKYICWRWKERRPCIFIIEANSSVKFSSSTSITPNLLSPIRSPTSAAVPLPACIPVKVRRSASLPIPAGSFIPETPLFLNILRCLNLTRLSISAGNAVKSPHHLISKDCRASNLPIPSGSSFISVLFKPRYERCIRSPTSSGTKQLVEDCSFGISAV